AGCCTCTTCCGACTGGTCAGATTACGGCAACTGAACTGGCTAATACTTTTATAGTAGTTCTCCAGCGGCTCAAAATCAGACAGCCAGATATTGCATCCGTTGAGGTAAAGGAAACGCCAGTTACGGAAATGATTACTTTCTTAGAAGAAAAAGTTGCTGGTGGAAAAAAGGTCAGCTTTTTTGCGTGTAGTGATGAGCTGCATAGTCTGTCCGATGTTATCGGCTTGTTCTTAGCGTTACTGGAATTGTGCAAGAAGCAGAAAATTAGAGCCAGTCAATCGCGAACATATGGCGACTTAGAATTAGAAGGAATTGATGTTAATGCCAAGTAAAATTGCGCAATTAGAGGCGCTACTTTATGTAGCAGGAGACAACGGGATTGCTAGTGATAATTTATGCGAATTATTGCAGGTTGGCCAGCCGGCTTTACGAGAGTTGGCTAAAAACTTGGCTGATAAATTGCAGAAAAATCATGATTCAGGATTGCAATTGCTGCATATTAACCACAATTACAAACTGACAACGCGTCCTGAAGTTGCTAAGACAGTAGCTAGTTACTTTCAAAAAGATTTAACGAAGACACTCAGTCAGTCAGCTTTGGAAATTTTGGCAATTGTCGCTTATCGCCAGCCAATTACACGGGTCGAAATTGATGACATTCGCGGAGTTAACTCATCTGGCGCATTGCAAACACTGATTTGGCGTGGTCTTGTTAAGGTTGACGGTAAAAAAGATGCGCCGGGGCATCCCAACTTGTATGTTACTAGTGACTACTTCCTGCAGTACTTTGGTTACCAAAGTTTAGCCGATTTACCGCTAATTGAAGATTTTGAAGATGACAGTATTAATGCGGAAGGCGAAATAGATTTATTTGCGGCTAAGGGTCAGGCTGATAAGAACTTGGCCAGCATGCAAAAAGGAGAAAAATAATGGCGTTACAACGTTTACAAAAAGTAATTGCTGAGGCGGGAATCGCCTCAAGACGCAAGGCCGAAAAGATGATTACGGAAGGTCGCGTCACTGTAGATGGTGAAATTATCACTAAACTTGGGACCAAAGTGGAAACTTTTAGCAACATTACGGTTGATGGTGAACCAATCGAACGTGAGAGCTTGCACACCTATGTGTTTTATAAACCACGGGGAGTTGTTTCAACTGCTAATGATGACAAGGGAAGAAAAACGGTGGTCGATTACTTTAGCGACTTACCATACCGGTTATACCCAGTAGGACGTCTTGATTACGATACGTCGGGCTTGTTATTAATGACTAATGATGGTGAATTGGCTAATTTAATGATGCATCCGCGTAACAAGGTTGCTAAGGTTTATGTTGCCCGCATTGAGGGGCAATTATTGCCTGAAGAAAGCAAACAATTAGCGCGCGGAGTTGAATTTGATCACCACAAGAGTTCCCCAGCTAAAGTAAAAGTCATTCGTACGGATAAAAAGCATAACCGGCAGATTGTCCAATTGACCATTCATGAAGGACATTATCACCAAGTTAAAAAAATGTTTAAGGCTGTTAACCATCAAGTTGAAAAACTGGCGCGAGAGAAGTATTCTTTCTTGACACTTGATGGTCTTGTGTCTGGTAAATATCGCGAATTGTCTCATGAAGAAGTTGACAGATTGAAGCATGTAGACTAGTATATTGATAGAAATTAATAAAGAGTTTGTTGTCTTCATGGCAGGGTGTAAGTCCCGACCGGCGGAAAGTCCGCGACCCGTATAAACGGTGGAACCCCACAGTGGTACCGATAGTTAAAGTCTAGATGAAAGAAGACAGACTAAACTAAAAGAAAAGTAGATAAAAAGCTTACTTTTATTAGGTCTGTTGCTAGAAGCAACAGACCTAATATTGTTTTGGAGGTAAGTTTTTTGAAGAGTAAGAGTACGAGTAATTTAGCATTATTAATCGCCTGTGCGATGTTTGGTGCGGTAGCATTTGTCATTATTAAGTTTACGGGGATTCCAATTTTACCGAATGCGAGTTTCTTAAAATTTGATTTTTCTGATGTCATTATTACAATTGGGATGTTTCTTTTTGGCATTTGGCCAGGGATCTTTATTGCGATTATTAGAATGCTGATAAGTTTAGTTTATAGTGGTTTTAGTTTGCCAAGTGTTGTTGGTCAGTTAGCAGCATTGTTAGCATCAATTTCCTTTGCATTACCATTTTACTTTGTTACTAGAAATATGAAGCGTGATGAAACAAGTGGAATGAAGCGACACGTTAAGCCAATTATTGGTTTGATTTGCGGAACAATTGCCATGGCGATTGTTTTGGCAACTCTGAATGCTTTGATTTTGACGCCAATGTATGCCGTAACAATGATACCAAAATTGCCAGCAATCCACGGCTATTCTGGTTTGCTTGGGTTTACCGAAAAGGTATACTTAGGTCAGATGTTACATATTCCATCAATGGGAGCATATATTTTCGGAATAATTGTTCCATTCAATCTCGTAAAGGGACTGATCAACAGTGTTGTTGTTTACCTATTGTTTGAAGCAGTTTTACGTAATTTGAAACCTTTTGTTCAAAAGAATTTCAATTTAAAGAGATAATTTAACTTAAGTCGGTCATTTAAATGGCCGATTTTTTTATCCAAAAACGCCGGTAAATATGCTAAAATTAAATAAGTTAGGTGAATCGAGGTATTTTGATGAATCAAAAACAGGAAAAATTATATAAACATTATGCACGTCCAAATGAGCCCAGAGCCGTGATTAACAAGCCACATTATAAAGGCTGGCTAATCACGATGGCAATTTTGGTCGTTGTGATTATTGCTCTTATTCCTGTTGTTCATCACTTAGCTTCAAGTGGTCAGGTCAAGGAGCAGGCTGTTGAATTGCAAAAAACAACCCAAAAGTCACCTAAAACCCCTGCTAAGCATGTGAATCGAGTAAAGCAAGCGGCTAAAAGCAAAACCAAAAAGGCGAAGGTTACGGGTAAAATACAGCAATTACCTAAAGTTAAAGCTAAAAAGGCCACAGTTAAGAAATCCTCGGCTGAAAAGTCGCAAGCCAAAACGCAGCAGGTGCCAAGTCAATATGTTGTTCAAGTTGGTGATACTTTAACTAGCATTGCACAAAAGAATAACGTCTTGCCGCAAGAATTAGTACGACTTAATGGCCTTAGTACTGACGGCCAGGTATATGCCGGACAAACACTTAAATTGAAATAATTATTGAGAAAGGATAGGGACTATGCGTCCCTTTTTGATTGAATGCAAGTAGCAATTGATGGACCAGCTTCAGCTGGTAAAAGTACTGTCGCAAAAATTATTGCGCAAAAGTTAGATTTTATTTACATTGACACTGGAGCAATGTACCGTGCATGTACGGTGATTGCCCGGTCACATCACCTTGATTATGGCGATGAGGCTGGAATTTTAAAAGCAATTGACCAAGATGGTATTGAACTTAAAGCTGTCAATGGTGAACAAAAGGTCTTTGCTGGCACGAAAGATATTTCTCGCGAGATTCGGACACCAGAAATTTCTGCCAATGTCTCACAGGTATCTGCTTTGGCTGGTGTGCGGGCTAAAATGGTTATTTTGCAGCGGCAAATGGCTGGAAAAGTAAATGTAATAATGGATGGCCGTGATATCGGGACGACTGTTTTACCTGCTGCCGAAGTTAAAATCTTTTTAGTGGCATCACCAAGATCGCGGGCGCAAAGACGGATGCTCGACTTGCAGGAGCGCGGAATTAAGTCCGATAAAACAGTTGATGAAATTGAGCAAGATATTGCAGATCGCGACTATAAAGATTCCCATCGTGAAATTTCACCGCTGAAAAAGGCGTCAGATGCGATTGAAATCGATACAACGACCATGACAATTGACCAAGTTGTTGCCGCAATTTTGGCTGAAATTAAAAAAAGTCAAAAAAAACTATAAAAAAGGGGTTAAAACAGTAGAAAAATATCTCACTTTCATTTAGAATTAGATTATGATATTGGGAGGTAAATAATGTCAGAAAACAGTAATCAATTTTTAGATGCATTGAAACAAATGCAAGGGGTTGAGGTCGGAGATATCGTCGATGTAGAAGTATTAGACGTTGAAGACGGCCAAATCGATGTTGGTGTTGAAAATGCTGGTGTCGAAGGTGTAATCCCACGTCGTGAATTCACTTCAGATCGTAACGCCGATTTACGTGACCTTGTTAAACCGGGTGATAAGCTTAAAGCTTTAGTTTTAAGAAAAGCCGGCGGTGACAAGGAAAACGGTGAGTTCTTCTTCTCAGTAACTCGTCTTAAGGAAAGAGAAGCTTATGACGAATTACAAAAGGACTTTGAAGCAGGTAAGACAATCGAAGGTACTGTCACAGCTTCTGTTCGTGGTGGTTTATTAGTTGACGTTGGTACTAGAGGATTTTTACCAGCTTCACTTATTTCTAACCGTTATGTTTCTGATCTTAAGCCTTACATTGGTAAGACTATGAAACTTAAGATTACCGAAATTGATCCAAGTAAGAATCGTCTGATTCTTTCACATAAGGACTTAATTGAAGAAGAACGTGAAGAAGCCTTTGATAAAGTAGCATCACAATTAGTTGTTGGTGATGTTGTTGAAGGTAAAGTTTCTCGTTTGACTAACTTTGGTGCCTTTGTTGATGTTGGTGGTGTTGACGGTTTAGTTCACATCTCAGAAATTTCATACAAGCACGTTGATAAGCCTAGCGATGTATTAAAGGCTGGTCAAGATGTTAAGGTCAAAGTTATCGGTATTGATGATGACAGACATCGCATCTCCCTTTCAATCAAGCAAACTGAACCTTCTCCATTTGAACAAGCCACTTCAGACTTACACGAAGGTGACATTTTTGAAGGTGAAGTTAAGTCATTGACTAACTTTGGTGCTTTCGTTGAAGTTGCTGACGGTATTCAAGGCTTAGTTCACGTTTCAGAAATTTCATATAAGCACGTGGACAAACCTAGTGATGTTTTGGAAGTTGGCCAAACTGTTAAGGTTAAGGTTTTGAACATTGACCCAAGTGAACGTCGGATTTCACTTTCAATGAAAGCAGCTGATTCTAAAGGCTCTGACAATGAAGGTTCTCGTTCACACAGTTCATACAACAATAACAGAAATTCTGTTAAGAAGTACATGAACAACGAAGACAGCGGTTTCGCTTTAGGTGACATTATTGGTGACCAATTAAAGGACCGTCGTTAATCATAATAAAAAAGCCGACTGTATAGCCGGCTTTTTTTATTTTATAAAGGAGGCTGAAAGATGGTTTTACCAGTAGTTGCAATTGTTGGCCAACCAAATGTTGGTAAATCAACGCTTTTCAACCGGATTATTAATGAGCGTTTAGCAATTGTTGAAGATAAGCCAGGTGTCACTCGTGACCGTAACTATGCCAAGGCTGAATGGATGGGGCAAAAATTTGACCTAATTGATACTGGTGGTATCACGTGGGAAAACGGCCGCATTGAAGATGAAATTCGGGCGCAAGCAGAAATTGCGATTGATGAAGCTGATGTCATTGTGATTTTGACCAGCGTAACTAATCACCTGACGGACTTAGATGAGCGGATCGCACACTTACTCTATCGCACTGAAAAGCCAGTTATTTTGGCTGTAAATAAAGCTGATAACCCTGAGCAGAGGGCTGATATTTATGATTTTTACAGTTTGGGCTTTGGTGATCCGATCCCTGTATCAAGTGTTCACGGAACAGGAATTGGTGACTTACTTGATCGGATTGTTAGTGAGCTGCCAAAAAACTTAGCAAAAAAAGACGACGACCAAATTTCTTTTAGCGTTATTGGCCGACCGAATGTTGGTAAATCATCAATTGTTAATCAATTAGTTGGTGAGAAGCGAGTTATTGTCAATAATGAAGAGGGAACCACCCGGGATGCCGTTGATAGCCCATTTGTTGGTGAAGATGGTACTAAATTTAGAATTGTCGACACCGCTGGTATTAGACGTCGTGGCAAGGTCTACGAAAAGACGGAAAAGTACTCTGTGATGCGCGCGATGGGGGCAATTGAGCACTCAGACGTCGTTTGTCTTGTCTTAGATGCGAGTACAGGTATCCGTGAGCAAGACAAGCACGTTGCTGGCTATGCTCATGATGCGGGTCGCGGGATTATCATCATTGTTAACAAGTGGGATTTACCCAAGAAGAATAGTACCAGTGCTAAGGAATTTGAGCAGACAATTCGGCAAGAATTTCAGTATCTTGATTACGCACCGATTTTGTTTGTTTCTGCTAAAACCGGTCAGCGGCTTGAACAAATTCCAAAGATGGTTAAGCAGGTTTACCAAAATCAAAATCAACGAATTAAGTCTAGTGTGCTCAATGACTTACTGCTAGAAGCAAGTAAATTAGTGCCAACACCAATGATTAAGGGTAAACGCTTAAGAGTTTACTATATGACTCAAGTTTCGACTAACCCACCGACATTTGTAGTTTTTGTTAATGATGCGGAATTAATGCACTTTTCTTATCAACGCTTTTTAGTAAATCAATTGCGGGAGAATTTTGATTTTACAGGAACGCCAATTAAAATAATAGCGCGGAAGAGAAAGTAGTTTGTATATTACAAATATACAAAAAATAATATTTTTAGTAAAAAAGCTTGTTGTAGTAAGGCTTTTGTGCTATTTTGAGTGCATGGAAACAATGATTAGATTGTAATCATTATTTCTTATTCTTCGGTTGAAGAATAAGCTTTGAGTCCAGTTAGGGGGGCTCAAATTTTGGGAGGTGAAGTCCAGATGGCAAATAAAGCAGAATTAGTTTCAGAAGTAGCTTCAAGAACTAAGTTAACTAAGAAGGATGCAGCTACTGCTGTTGATGTAATTTTTAGCGCAATCCAAGATGATCTTGCAAAAGGTAACAAGGTTCAATTAATCGGCTTTGGTACTTTTGAAGTTCGTGAACGTGCAGCCCGCAAGGGTCGTAACCCACAAACTGGTGATGAAATTGAAATCCCAGCAAGTAAGGTTCCTGCATTTAGACCTGGGAAGGCTCTTAAAGAAGCTGTTAAATAATTTAATAGTTTTATCTTAAAAGACGGTGATGTGATAGTCACCGTCTTTTTTGGTGGGCATAAATAATTCGGTATGTTTCTTGTTAAGCTGATTTTATGTCATAATTAAGATAATGGAGGGACTAAATGTATTCTGAACAATTACTTGACGCAATTGAAAAACAAGATTTTTCGCAGGAAAAAGTCTTACTAAAAAAGGCCTTGGATAATGATGAACCAGAAATATTGGCATCTTTAGCCGAAAATTTAACGGGCTTAGGTTTTACTAACTTATCAAAAGAAGTTTATCGCAGCCTGATTGCCCAATTTCCTAAAGAAGACTTATTTAAGGTTTATTTAGCAGAAATTTTACTGAATGATGGCGAAGACGATGATGGCCTGTCACTACTGTATAATATTAAAGAGGATTCTTCAGCCTACCTTGACAGTCTGTTAGTTCAAGCTGATTACTATCAAACTAATGGCTTGCTTGAGACAGCCCATAGTAAGCTGGTGAAGGCTGCTAAATTAGCACCTGGTGAAGATATCGTTAAGTTTGGTTTAGCTGAATTAGACTACTTAAGCGGTCATAATGAGCAAGCCCTAGCTTTGTATCAAGATTTATTAACGCGCCACAAAAACTTTAGTGAAGTCAACCTGATTGATCGCTTGTACCAGACATTGGCAAAATTAGGTCGCTATGAAGAGGCTAGCAAGGTAATCGAAGATCATAGCGGCGATATTTTGGATATTGATAGTAAATATCAGGCTGCCTTGATTATGCTCAATGTTAATAAGGACGACCAGGCAATTACATATTTGAATGATGTTATCAATCAAAGTCCGGACTATGTGAATGCATACCCACTTCTGGCAACAGCTTATGAGCACAAAAATGATAATGAGCAGGTTTTACGTTCAAGTCAAGCAGGACTAGCCTATAATGAGCTTGACCCAGTATTATATTCTAAGGGTGCACGTGCTGCTGCTAAATTGAACGACTTAAAGACAGCTGAGGATTTACTGACCCGCGGTCTAAAGGTTGAGCCAGAAAATAATGATTTACGGCTGCAATTGTCTAATCTATATTTGCATGAAGGTAAAAATGAAGCTAATCTGCAATTGTTTGCCAAACTCGATGAAAGTGATTTGGAATCACAAGACCACTGGAATATGGCACTATCTTATGAAAATTTGGATAATAGTGACAAGGCCAAAAGTGAGTTCTTGCTAGCATATCCAGAATTTCAAAGTAATCCCGCTTTTTTAAAGCAAATGATTCGTTTCTTTAACACCGAGGCTAATGCTACCGAAATTGTTTTGCAGCTCTTAGAACGCTATTTAAAGCTGGAGCCAGAGGACGGCGAAATGCAGGAATTGTATAACCAATTGGCTGATTAATTAAATTTTGGGGTAAAAAGACCATGATGTGGCCTTTTTTCTTTGGCGACTTTTTAAAATAATACGAGTGAGGTCGTGTTCTGCTTATAAATGGGCTATAATGAAATATAATCGCTATTTGAAAATTAATTAAAATAATAGTGTTAAATTACTAACAAAAATTAAAAATAAATAGATGAGTTGATTAATTAATGATGAAAATAAATGAATTACCCGCGATTTTTACCGCGGCACTTCCGGTCCTTAAAACACTGGAACAAGCGGGCTTTGAAGCATACTTTGTTGGTGGCTCGGTCCGTGACTTGTTACTGAGACGACATATCCATGACATTGATATTGCAACTAGTGCTTATCCAGAGGAAGTTAAAGAACTATTTAGTCGGTCGATTGATACAGGGATTAAACACGGAACCGTGACTGTCCTCTATAATGGCGGCAGTTATGAAATTACAACTTTTAGAACGGAGTCTGGCTACCAAGATTATCGCCGTCCTGATCATGTGACTTTTGTGCAGAATTTAAGTGAAGATCTTAAACGCCGTGATTTTACAATAAATGCACTGGCAATGAACACGAGCGGCGAAATCATTGATTTGTTTGATGGTCTCGGCGATTTGCAAAAGCATATTATTCGGGCTGTCGGTGATCCGGAAAAGCGCTTTAATGAGGATGCCTTACGCATGATGCGTGCGGTCCGTTTTATGAGTCAATTACAATTTAATTTGGAAACAAAAACAGAGCAGGCAGTTAAGGACAACCACCAGCTCTTGCAAAAGATTTCGGTAGAACGGATTCGTGATGAGTTTGTTAAAATGGGGATTGGCCCACATTCACGTCAGGCTTTTCAGGTCTTTTTAGATACACAATTAAGCGAAGACGTACCAGATTTTGACGGCAAAAGCGATTTATTGAAGATTTACCCAAGCTTAAAGTTTAATCCAAATATTGAAACTAGCTTGTGGGCCATTATTATTATTTTGCTTAAAATTCCTAACGAGCAAATTGCTAAATTTATGCGTGATTGGAAAAATTCAAACGCCATGACTAACGAAGTTGAAAAAGTGGTTGCTGTTTTTGATCTACTTTCAGAGCGGACACCAACCGATTTTGAACTTTTTGAAGCAGGAAAAGATATTCTGCTGAATGCAATTGATGTTGCTCATATCTTGGGTCAGCCAGTTGATTCCGAAGCCTTGGTTGACCGCTATGTTGCTCTGCCGATTAAGTCAACAGCTGAACTAGCAATTGACGGCCGGTTTTTAATTAATGCTGGAATTGCTCCGGGACCACAATTAGGTAATTTATTGACCAAGATTAAGCAGAAAATCATTGCTGGCGAACTTGAGAACACGACAGACGCAGTTATTGCCTTTTTGGCAAATAATTAAACGTATAACAGGACTGAAAAGTACATTAAGCCCGATCCCAGCATCACAAATAAGTGCCAAATGACATGGATGAAGGGAATACCGCGCATGGTATACAATAAGGCGCCGATAGTGTAGGCAACGCCGCCGCCAACAAGTAGCCAAAAGCCAACGGGACTGAGGCGAACGTAAAGTGATTGCCCCGAAAAAATGACGAGCCAACCCATAACAACATACAAAACGGTGTCAAGGATTGTGTGCTTACCACGGTTAAAGATATAGTAAATAATGCCAAAAATGGTCAATGTCCAGATTAAGCTAAATAAAATCCAGCCCCAAGTGCCACCGATAGCCACAAGCGAATACGGCGTGTATGATCCAGCAATTAATAAAAAGATTGATGTGTGATCAAAAATTTGAAAAACATTGCGTGCACGGGTAAAGATTAGGCTATGAAATAGCGTTGAAAATAGGTATAAAAAGACCAAACAAGCACCATAAATACTAAAGGTTACGATGCGTAATGCACTCCCAGTAGCTGCAGCTTTAACGACTAGCAATACTAGACCAGCAACGGCTAGGCCAAAGCCAATTCCGTGAGTAATGGCACTAAAAATATTGTCTAAAATGTAATATGCTTTTGATCTTGTAGTTGGCTCTTGCCAGAGTTTTTTAAATTCCATTATTAAATTAGTCCAATCATTTTCTTCTACACTAAAGTTTTTTGCTATAATGCAAGTATTGATATTGTTCACATTTTATCATAAAATGTAACGCGAATTAGAATTGAGGGCAAATACATTGTCAGAGATAAAAATTATGACGGATTCTTCAGCGCAATTAACGCCAGAAGAAATCGAGAAATATCATATCACAGTTGTTCCACTATTAGTGACGATTGATGATCAAACATATGTTGATGGCGTTGACATTACACGGCAAGAGTTTGTCGAAAAAATGACGACATCAAAAGAATTACCTAAGACGAGTCAGCCGCCAATTGGTCAGTTAGTTGATACAATCAATGGGCTAACTGCTGATGGTAGTAGCGTTATCGGTATCTTTTTAGGCAAAGGCTTAAGTGGCACAGTTGATGCGGCAAGACAGGCCGTTAAAATTGCAGGTAAAGCTGAACAAGTAAGTATCGTAGATTCTCAATTGACCGATCGAGCTGAGGGACTACAAGTTTTAGAAGCTGCTCGGGGTACTCTTAAAGGGCAAAGTGTTCAAGAAATCTTGGCGCACCTAGAGCAAATTAAAAAGACGCAGCGCTTGCGCATGATGATTGTTAATTTAGAAAATATCATTAAGGGTGGACGACTAGGAGCTGTTTCTGGTAAAATTGCTACTTTACTGAACATTCGTATTGAGCTGCAAATGCCGGGTGGTCATTTAAAAGTGGCTAAAAAGGGGCGCGGCAAGAAGTTCTCGCTAGCTTTTGATAATCGAGTTTTGGCTGATATTGAGGCAAACAAGGATAAAATCAAGGAAGTTGGTATTTCTTACGTTTCACTCGATGGTGTGCCGCAAGAATTAAAGGATTTTGCACAAAAAATCAAGGAAATTAATTCTAAAATTGATGTGCTAGTGCGCGAGACCAGCCCAGTAATTGCAACGCATGCTGGACTTGGTGCTTATGCAATTTTGTATTATACGGAGTAATAATGGCTTATCGAGAAAGTTTTTATCGTTATTTGATGACGCAGCGTGACAGTGATTCAAATGATGAAGTCGCACAGTTTGCAAATAATGCTCAGAATGATCAGACTTTTCCTAAGCAGGAACAAAATTACGAAAAGCTATCTGATTACCTAGAACTAAATGCGGGTTATTTACCTAGTATGAGTATTTTTGATCAGGCTTATGAGATGTATCGGGAAAAGATGGCGTATTAAGCAAGCTCCTCATTATTTGGGGCTTTTTTAGTGTTAAAGAGGGCAAAAAATGGCGACAATTCAGTGGTATCCGGGACATATGAACAAGGCGCGCAACCAGCTTGAAGACAAGATGGGCTTAATTGATGTCTTAGTTGAAGTTTTAGACGCGCGCATCCCGCAATCATCAAGAAATCCAATGATTGAGGAGTTAGTAGGTACTAAGCCGCACCTAATCATTTTGAATAAGGCGGATTTGGCGGACCCAGTGCTAACTAAGATTTGGCAAAAAAAGCTTACGGAAAAAGGCAAATTCGTCATGGCGATAGACTCACTGCATAATACCAACATGCAGGTGTTAGTTCGGATGGTTAAAAAGGCGGCGGCTGATAAAATTGCTAAATTGGAGGCCAAGGGAGCTTCTAATCCGGTGATTAGAATTGCCCTTGCTGGTATTCCTAACTGTGGTAAGTCAACAATTATTAACCGGTTAGTTGGCCGAAATGTGACTGCTGTTGGAAATAAGCCGGGGGTAACCAAAGGTCAAACTTGGCTTAAGACGCAAAGCAATATTCAAATTTTGGATACACCGGGAATTTTGTGGCCTAAATTTGACGATCAAGAAGTCGGTTATAAATTAGCAGCTTTTGGCGCAATTAAGGACAGCATTTTTCACGCTGATGATGTGGCGCTATTTTTACTGAAAAATTTACGCAAATATTATCTCGCTGATTTAGCTAAATTTGCCCGAACAACTAAGGATCAAATTACGCAAATTAATGACACTGACTTATTGCTAGCGATGACTGAGGTTTATGGGATGCGGGACGACTATGACCGCTTTTCGTTATACTTGCTGCAGCGTCTGCGTAAGGGTAAGGTTGGTAGAATTACGCTGGACCGCCCATGACAATTAAAGAAATAAAGCAGCTGCTTTCAGATAAAGTTAGTGGAGAAGAATTAGCTGCTCTCAAAGCTGACCCACGTACAGGCGTTCAAAAGCTATTGGCAAGTTACTATCGCCGGCAGAAAAAATCAGCGCAAAAACAGGCTGCCTTTTTAACCAGAATGCAATATGAACGACAATTTTGGGCTAAGGGGCAAATTGTGGCTGGTGTAGATGAAGTTGGTCGCGGGCCATTAGCTGGGCCGGTAGTCACGGCCGCAGTGATTATTGATGCCAATTTTGATTTGCTTGATGTGAATGATTCTAAGAAGCTAAGTCCACAAAAGCGGCAGGAATTATACCCGAAGATTTTGCAAGAAGCAGTTAGTGTTGCTGTGGGCGTTAAAAGTGCCCAAGTAATCGATGAGATTAATATTTATGAAGCAGACCGTTTGGCAATGGCGCAAGCTGTCAAGGAGCTTGATTGCAGGCCCGATGCATTATTAGTCGATGCAATGAATGTCCCCGTTAATTTACCGCAAGTGCGCCTGATCAAGGGGGATGCTAAGTCAAATTCGATTGCGGCAGCCTCGATTGTAGCGAAGGTCTTTCGTGATCGCTTGATGACCGATTACGGCAAAATTTACCCGCAATATCAATTTGCGCATAATGCCGGTTACGGCACTAGTGCCCATCTTGCTGCTTTAGAAAAGTACGGGCCAACACCAATTCACCGCAAGACTTTTGCACCAGTTAGTGACTTTTTTAAAACAAAATAGAATATATCCTCCTTTTTTACGTATTTGTAATTAGGAGGCTTTTTTAATGGAAAAAACAAATTTTTTGTTACGCCTGAAATTACAAAAGGGACTTGGTTATGTCAAGATGCTGCAAGTTGCCAGTCAACTGGACGATGATCAGGTCACTGTACAAACAATTAAGCAAATGACCTTACCTGCAGCTGTCAAAGAAGCTAGCTTGGCTGCCTATAGACTTGAAAAATTTGGCAAGGTGATTAAGCGAATTAAAAAGCAGTGTCAGGTAATCAGCTTTTTTGATGATAATTATCCCGAGCAATTGCGGCAGATATATCAGCCGCC
The sequence above is a segment of the Lactobacillus sp. ESL0677 genome. Coding sequences within it:
- the scpB gene encoding SMC-Scp complex subunit ScpB; translation: MPSKIAQLEALLYVAGDNGIASDNLCELLQVGQPALRELAKNLADKLQKNHDSGLQLLHINHNYKLTTRPEVAKTVASYFQKDLTKTLSQSALEILAIVAYRQPITRVEIDDIRGVNSSGALQTLIWRGLVKVDGKKDAPGHPNLYVTSDYFLQYFGYQSLADLPLIEDFEDDSINAEGEIDLFAAKGQADKNLASMQKGEK
- a CDS encoding pseudouridine synthase, translated to MALQRLQKVIAEAGIASRRKAEKMITEGRVTVDGEIITKLGTKVETFSNITVDGEPIERESLHTYVFYKPRGVVSTANDDKGRKTVVDYFSDLPYRLYPVGRLDYDTSGLLLMTNDGELANLMMHPRNKVAKVYVARIEGQLLPEESKQLARGVEFDHHKSSPAKVKVIRTDKKHNRQIVQLTIHEGHYHQVKKMFKAVNHQVEKLAREKYSFLTLDGLVSGKYRELSHEEVDRLKHVD
- a CDS encoding ECF transporter S component, coding for MKSKSTSNLALLIACAMFGAVAFVIIKFTGIPILPNASFLKFDFSDVIITIGMFLFGIWPGIFIAIIRMLISLVYSGFSLPSVVGQLAALLASISFALPFYFVTRNMKRDETSGMKRHVKPIIGLICGTIAMAIVLATLNALILTPMYAVTMIPKLPAIHGYSGLLGFTEKVYLGQMLHIPSMGAYIFGIIVPFNLVKGLINSVVVYLLFEAVLRNLKPFVQKNFNLKR
- a CDS encoding LysM domain-containing protein, encoding MNQKQEKLYKHYARPNEPRAVINKPHYKGWLITMAILVVVIIALIPVVHHLASSGQVKEQAVELQKTTQKSPKTPAKHVNRVKQAAKSKTKKAKVTGKIQQLPKVKAKKATVKKSSAEKSQAKTQQVPSQYVVQVGDTLTSIAQKNNVLPQELVRLNGLSTDGQVYAGQTLKLK
- the cmk gene encoding (d)CMP kinase, producing the protein MQVAIDGPASAGKSTVAKIIAQKLDFIYIDTGAMYRACTVIARSHHLDYGDEAGILKAIDQDGIELKAVNGEQKVFAGTKDISREIRTPEISANVSQVSALAGVRAKMVILQRQMAGKVNVIMDGRDIGTTVLPAAEVKIFLVASPRSRAQRRMLDLQERGIKSDKTVDEIEQDIADRDYKDSHREISPLKKASDAIEIDTTTMTIDQVVAAILAEIKKSQKKL
- the rpsA gene encoding 30S ribosomal protein S1, yielding MSENSNQFLDALKQMQGVEVGDIVDVEVLDVEDGQIDVGVENAGVEGVIPRREFTSDRNADLRDLVKPGDKLKALVLRKAGGDKENGEFFFSVTRLKEREAYDELQKDFEAGKTIEGTVTASVRGGLLVDVGTRGFLPASLISNRYVSDLKPYIGKTMKLKITEIDPSKNRLILSHKDLIEEEREEAFDKVASQLVVGDVVEGKVSRLTNFGAFVDVGGVDGLVHISEISYKHVDKPSDVLKAGQDVKVKVIGIDDDRHRISLSIKQTEPSPFEQATSDLHEGDIFEGEVKSLTNFGAFVEVADGIQGLVHVSEISYKHVDKPSDVLEVGQTVKVKVLNIDPSERRISLSMKAADSKGSDNEGSRSHSSYNNNRNSVKKYMNNEDSGFALGDIIGDQLKDRR
- the der gene encoding ribosome biogenesis GTPase Der, which encodes MVLPVVAIVGQPNVGKSTLFNRIINERLAIVEDKPGVTRDRNYAKAEWMGQKFDLIDTGGITWENGRIEDEIRAQAEIAIDEADVIVILTSVTNHLTDLDERIAHLLYRTEKPVILAVNKADNPEQRADIYDFYSLGFGDPIPVSSVHGTGIGDLLDRIVSELPKNLAKKDDDQISFSVIGRPNVGKSSIVNQLVGEKRVIVNNEEGTTRDAVDSPFVGEDGTKFRIVDTAGIRRRGKVYEKTEKYSVMRAMGAIEHSDVVCLVLDASTGIREQDKHVAGYAHDAGRGIIIIVNKWDLPKKNSTSAKEFEQTIRQEFQYLDYAPILFVSAKTGQRLEQIPKMVKQVYQNQNQRIKSSVLNDLLLEASKLVPTPMIKGKRLRVYYMTQVSTNPPTFVVFVNDAELMHFSYQRFLVNQLRENFDFTGTPIKIIARKRK
- a CDS encoding HU family DNA-binding protein translates to MANKAELVSEVASRTKLTKKDAATAVDVIFSAIQDDLAKGNKVQLIGFGTFEVRERAARKGRNPQTGDEIEIPASKVPAFRPGKALKEAVK